The Tripterygium wilfordii isolate XIE 37 chromosome 4, ASM1340144v1, whole genome shotgun sequence genome has a window encoding:
- the LOC119997294 gene encoding probable lactoylglutathione lyase, chloroplastic isoform X2 yields MLTTLPIAPSPAPMNLPPHVHSRSYRPPTSFCLRSESGTHNASSNSNASRRIALFQLGAAIPQLQLFGVAPTKLPRAEGNTTEVGIYGDMAFASTAVTEQNLLEWVKNDKRRMLHVVYRVGDLDKTIKFYTECLGMKLLRKRDVPEEKYANAFLGYGPEDSHFAVELTYNYGVDKYDIGTGFGHFGVAVEEVSKTVDLVKAKGGKVTQEPGPVEGGSTIVAFIEDPDGYKFELSERGPTPEPLCQVMLRVGDLDRSINFYKKAFGMDLLGKRDNPEYKYTVAIMGYGPEDKNAVLELTYNYEVTEYSKGNGYAQIAIGTDDVYKSAEAIKRCGGIITLEPGALPVINTKITACLDPDGWKSVFVDNTDFLKELES; encoded by the exons ATGCTAACAACGCTACCAATTGCTCCATCTCCTGCTCCAATGAATCTCCCGCCACATGTCCATTCTCGTTCCTATAGACCTCCTACATCGTTTTGTCTTCGTAGTGAAAGCGGTACTCACAACGCCTCTTCAAACTCCAATGCTTCCCGCAGAATCGCTCTATTTCAACTCGGGGCTG CTATTCCTCAGTTGCAGCTGTTTGGTGTAGCACCTACTAAGTTACCCAGAGCTGAGGGAAACACCACGGAGGTTGGCATCTATGGAGATATGGCTTTTGCGAGTACTGCTGTAACAGAGCAAAATCTACTAGAGTGGGTGAAGAATGACAAGAGAAGAATGCTCCATGTTGTTTACCGTGTTGGAGATCTGGACAAGACGATTAA ATTTTATACTGAATGTTTGGGGATGAAGCTGCTTAGAAAACGTGACGTACCCGAGGAAAAATATGCAAATGCTTTTCTTGGATATGGGCCTGAAGATTCCCATTTTGCTGTTGAGCTAACTTATA ATTATGGAGTTGACAAGTATGACATTGGAACTGGATTTGGCCATTTTGGTGTTGCAGTAGAAGAG GTCTCCAAAACAGTAGATCTTGTGAAGGCAAAAGGTGGTAAAGTTACCCAAGAACCTGGTCCTGTCGAAGGTGGAAGTACCATTGTTGCCTTCATTGAGGATCCAGATGGTTATAAGTTCGAGCTTTCGGAGAGGGGGCCTACACCTGAGCCTCTTTGTCAAGTAATGCTTCGAGTTGGTGACCTTGATCGGTCGATAAATTTCTACAAGAAG GCTTTTGGAATGGATCTCCTTGGCAAAAGGGATAACCCCGAGTACAAG TATACCGTAGCCATAATGGGCTATGGTCCTGAAGACAAAAATGCTGTGTTGGAGCTGACATATAACTATGAGGTCACTGAATACAGTAAAGGAAATGGCTATGCACAG ATTGCAATTGGCACGGATGATGTTTATAAGTCTGCAGAAGCAATCAAGCGGTGTGGAGGAATAATTACTCTTGAACCTGGAGCCCTGCCAGTTATCAACACGAAAATCACTGCATGTTTGGACCCTGATGGTTGGAAATCA GTCTTTGTTGACAATACTGATTTTCTCAAggaattagaaagttag
- the LOC119997294 gene encoding probable lactoylglutathione lyase, chloroplastic isoform X1, which yields MLTTLPIAPSPAPMNLPPHVHSRSYRPPTSFCLRSESGTHNASSNSNASRRIALFQLGAAIPQLQLFGVAPTKLPRAEGNTTEVGIYGDMAFASTAVTEQNLLEWVKNDKRRMLHVVYRVGDLDKTIKFYTECLGMKLLRKRDVPEEKYANAFLGYGPEDSHFAVELTYNYGVDKYDIGTGFGHFGVAVEEVSKTVDLVKAKGGKVTQEPGPVEGGSTIVAFIEDPDGYKFELSERGPTPEPLCQVMLRVGDLDRSINFYKKAFGMDLLGKRDNPEYKYTVAIMGYGPEDKNAVLELTYNYEVTEYSKGNGYAQIAIGTDDVYKSAEAIKRCGGIITLEPGALPVINTKITACLDPDGWKSVLTSLPFAYYQTSPHLPTYNLQRD from the exons ATGCTAACAACGCTACCAATTGCTCCATCTCCTGCTCCAATGAATCTCCCGCCACATGTCCATTCTCGTTCCTATAGACCTCCTACATCGTTTTGTCTTCGTAGTGAAAGCGGTACTCACAACGCCTCTTCAAACTCCAATGCTTCCCGCAGAATCGCTCTATTTCAACTCGGGGCTG CTATTCCTCAGTTGCAGCTGTTTGGTGTAGCACCTACTAAGTTACCCAGAGCTGAGGGAAACACCACGGAGGTTGGCATCTATGGAGATATGGCTTTTGCGAGTACTGCTGTAACAGAGCAAAATCTACTAGAGTGGGTGAAGAATGACAAGAGAAGAATGCTCCATGTTGTTTACCGTGTTGGAGATCTGGACAAGACGATTAA ATTTTATACTGAATGTTTGGGGATGAAGCTGCTTAGAAAACGTGACGTACCCGAGGAAAAATATGCAAATGCTTTTCTTGGATATGGGCCTGAAGATTCCCATTTTGCTGTTGAGCTAACTTATA ATTATGGAGTTGACAAGTATGACATTGGAACTGGATTTGGCCATTTTGGTGTTGCAGTAGAAGAG GTCTCCAAAACAGTAGATCTTGTGAAGGCAAAAGGTGGTAAAGTTACCCAAGAACCTGGTCCTGTCGAAGGTGGAAGTACCATTGTTGCCTTCATTGAGGATCCAGATGGTTATAAGTTCGAGCTTTCGGAGAGGGGGCCTACACCTGAGCCTCTTTGTCAAGTAATGCTTCGAGTTGGTGACCTTGATCGGTCGATAAATTTCTACAAGAAG GCTTTTGGAATGGATCTCCTTGGCAAAAGGGATAACCCCGAGTACAAG TATACCGTAGCCATAATGGGCTATGGTCCTGAAGACAAAAATGCTGTGTTGGAGCTGACATATAACTATGAGGTCACTGAATACAGTAAAGGAAATGGCTATGCACAG ATTGCAATTGGCACGGATGATGTTTATAAGTCTGCAGAAGCAATCAAGCGGTGTGGAGGAATAATTACTCTTGAACCTGGAGCCCTGCCAGTTATCAACACGAAAATCACTGCATGTTTGGACCCTGATGGTTGGAAATCA GTTCTGACCAGTTTACCTTTCGCATATTATCAAACGTCACCACATCTGCCTACATACAATTTACAGAGGGACTGA
- the LOC119997294 gene encoding lactoylglutathione lyase GLX1-like isoform X3, with amino-acid sequence MSILVPIDLLHRFVFVVKAVLTTPLQTPMLPAESLYFNSGLLQLFGVAPTKLPRAEGNTTEVGIYGDMAFASTAVTEQNLLEWVKNDKRRMLHVVYRVGDLDKTIKFYTECLGMKLLRKRDVPEEKYANAFLGYGPEDSHFAVELTYNYGVDKYDIGTGFGHFGVAVEEVSKTVDLVKAKGGKVTQEPGPVEGGSTIVAFIEDPDGYKFELSERGPTPEPLCQVMLRVGDLDRSINFYKKAFGMDLLGKRDNPEYKYTVAIMGYGPEDKNAVLELTYNYEVTEYSKGNGYAQIAIGTDDVYKSAEAIKRCGGIITLEPGALPVINTKITACLDPDGWKSVLTSLPFAYYQTSPHLPTYNLQRD; translated from the exons ATGTCCATTCTCGTTCCTATAGACCTCCTACATCGTTTTGTCTTCGTAGTGAAAGCGGTACTCACAACGCCTCTTCAAACTCCAATGCTTCCCGCAGAATCGCTCTATTTCAACTCGGGGCTG TTGCAGCTGTTTGGTGTAGCACCTACTAAGTTACCCAGAGCTGAGGGAAACACCACGGAGGTTGGCATCTATGGAGATATGGCTTTTGCGAGTACTGCTGTAACAGAGCAAAATCTACTAGAGTGGGTGAAGAATGACAAGAGAAGAATGCTCCATGTTGTTTACCGTGTTGGAGATCTGGACAAGACGATTAA ATTTTATACTGAATGTTTGGGGATGAAGCTGCTTAGAAAACGTGACGTACCCGAGGAAAAATATGCAAATGCTTTTCTTGGATATGGGCCTGAAGATTCCCATTTTGCTGTTGAGCTAACTTATA ATTATGGAGTTGACAAGTATGACATTGGAACTGGATTTGGCCATTTTGGTGTTGCAGTAGAAGAG GTCTCCAAAACAGTAGATCTTGTGAAGGCAAAAGGTGGTAAAGTTACCCAAGAACCTGGTCCTGTCGAAGGTGGAAGTACCATTGTTGCCTTCATTGAGGATCCAGATGGTTATAAGTTCGAGCTTTCGGAGAGGGGGCCTACACCTGAGCCTCTTTGTCAAGTAATGCTTCGAGTTGGTGACCTTGATCGGTCGATAAATTTCTACAAGAAG GCTTTTGGAATGGATCTCCTTGGCAAAAGGGATAACCCCGAGTACAAG TATACCGTAGCCATAATGGGCTATGGTCCTGAAGACAAAAATGCTGTGTTGGAGCTGACATATAACTATGAGGTCACTGAATACAGTAAAGGAAATGGCTATGCACAG ATTGCAATTGGCACGGATGATGTTTATAAGTCTGCAGAAGCAATCAAGCGGTGTGGAGGAATAATTACTCTTGAACCTGGAGCCCTGCCAGTTATCAACACGAAAATCACTGCATGTTTGGACCCTGATGGTTGGAAATCA GTTCTGACCAGTTTACCTTTCGCATATTATCAAACGTCACCACATCTGCCTACATACAATTTACAGAGGGACTGA
- the LOC119997364 gene encoding aquaporin TIP4-1 yields the protein MAKIALGSHQEAIQPDCIKALVVEFITTFLFVFAGVGSAITADRLLGDSLVGLFAVAVAHALVVAVMISAGHISGGHLNPAVTLGLLAGGHITVIRSILYWIDQLLASSAACILLKYLTGGLSTPVHTLASGVGQVQGVVWEIVLTFSLLFTVYATMVDPKKGALDGLGPTLTGFVVGANILAGGAFSGASMNPARSFGPALVSWYWTDHWVYWVGPLIGGGLAGFIYENFFIVRSHIPIGGEDIY from the exons ATGGCGAAAATTGCTTTAGGTTCCCACCAAGAGGCCATCCAGCCCGACTGCATCAAAGCCCTCGTTGTCGAGTTTATCACGacctttttgtttgtgtttgccGGCGTTGGATCCGCCATCACCGCCG atagGCTACTAGGGGATAGTCTTGTGGGGTTATTCGCCGTAGCCGTGGCACATGCGCTTGTTGTGGCAGTGATGATATCCGCTGGCCACATTTCGGGTGGCCATCTCAATCCAGCGGTTACGCTTGGCCTTCTAGCCGGTGGTCACATCACAGTCATCCGATCCATTCTCTACTGGATTGACCAATTGTTGGCCTCTTCAGCTGCTTGTATTCTCCTCAAATATCTTACTGGTGGATTG AGTACTCCGGTACATACACTGGCGAGTGGGGTCGGGCAAGTTCAAGGAGTGGTGTGGGAAATCGTGCTGACGTTTTCTTTGCTGTTCACGGTGTATGCTACAATGGTGGATCCAAAGAAGGGGGCTCTTGATGGGCTGGGCCCAACCTTGACTGGATTTGTTGTTGGAGCCAACATATTAGCAGGTGGAGCTTTCTCAGGTGCTTCGATGAACCCAGCAAGATCTTTTGGGCCTGCTCTTGTAAGCTGGTACTGGACTGACCACTGGGTCTATTGGGTTGGACCACTCATTGGTGGTGGGCTTGCTGGGTTCATCTATGAAAATTTCTTCATTGTCAGATCTCATATTCCTATCGGCGGTGAAGATATCTATTAA
- the LOC119996528 gene encoding ankyrin repeat-containing protein ITN1-like: MDRRLQETILRGDTQAFHTLIQEDENIINQTLPGSSNTILHLIARYGHVELAAEIVKLRPELVAAENDSMETPLHEACREGRSEIMRVLVETDPWLVYKFNTRGQSVLFVACERGRLDVVKHLLNYPVLLTSEVDALTTSLHVAASGGHTDIMKLILQARPDFARKKDINGCTPLHLCCSKGHLDITRELLRLDPNLSCLQDNEGRTPLHWAAIKGRVAIIDEILSVSLESTEIITKHGETVLHLAVKNNQYDAVKYLTETLNIIKLINLPDNDGNTLLHMATAGKLSTMVIYLLKMGIDVNAINRKGYTALDVVESDASNSGALLIIPALQEAGAKRCDQLGPFSREIQQVYENINSPTIEHYSPKLPDSRHRHHHHHRRRRAKQLEIQKEGLRNARNTITVVAVLIATVTFAAGINPPGGFNQQSGKTILGKQTSFKVFFVCNIVALFLSLGIVIFLVSIIPYKRKSMMKLLVVTHKAMWVALSFMAAAYIAAVWTVLPRGRPGMVWVLVAVVGIGGGCTLAIFVGLGMLLAKHWIRKWEWKRSKEKKRESPNSSISHVEELRTMKNGNNDYSSNSDVDSSDQGYHLY; the protein is encoded by the exons ATGGATCGACGGCTGCAAGAAACAATCCTGAGAGGCGACACACAAGCCTTCCATACTTTAATTCAAGAAGATGAAAACATTATCAATCAAACACTTCCTGGATCTTCAAACACAATCCTCCATTTGATCGCTCGATACGGGCATGTGGAATTGGCAGCAGAGATTGTGAAACTTCGACCAGAACTGGTGGCCGCAGAGAACGACAGTATGGAGACTCCACTGCATGAGGCATGTAGAGAAGGGAGGTCAGAGATTATGAGGGTTTTGGTGGAGACTGACCCATGGCTTGTGTATAAATTCAACACACGAGGCCAAAGCGTGCTGTTTGTGGCTTGTGAGAGAGGGAGACTTGATGTGGTCAAGCATTTGTTGAATTATCCGGTTTTGTTGACGTCGGAGGTGGATGCACTCACTACTTCGCTTCATGTTGCTGCTTCTGGAGGGCATACAG ACATTATGAAGTTAATACTACAAGCACGCCCAGACTTTGCAAGGAAAAAGGACATAAATGGGTGCACACCTTTACACTTGTGTTGCAGCAAGGGTCACCTGGACATAACAAGGGAGCTGCTAAGGTTAGACCCTAATCTCTCTTGCTTACAAGACAATGAAGGTCGAACACCGCTCCATTGGGCTGCAATCAAAGGCCGGGTAGCCATCATTGATGAGATACTATCTGTGAGTCTTGAATCTACTGAGATTATAACCAAACATGGAGAAACAGTCCTTCACCTTGCTGTCAAGAACAACCAATACGATGCAGTCAAGTACTTAACCGAGACGCTTaacatcatcaagctcattaACTTGCCTGACAATGATGGCAATACACTATTGCACATGGCAACAGCTGGAAAACTTTCAACC ATGGTCATATACCTGCTCAAGATGGGGATCGATGTAAATGCCATAAACCGGAAGGGCTATACGGCTCTGGACGTTGTGGAGTCGGATGCAAGCAACTCTGGTGCTCTTTTGATTATTCCTGCATTACAAGAAGCTGGAGCTAAGAGATGTGACCAATTGGGGCCATTTTCACGGGAGATTCAACAAGTATATGAGAACATTAATAGCCCAACCATTGAGCATTACTCCCCAAAACTGCCTGATTCTCGTCatcgccaccaccaccaccaccgtcgcCGAAGGGCAAAGCAACTAGAGATCCAAAAGGAGGGACTTCGCAATGCACGGAACACAATAACTGTAGTGGCAGTTCTGATTGCCACTGTTACATTTGCCGCTGGCATAAACCCTCCAGGAGGCTTCAATCAGCAGAGTGGGAAGACTATATTGGGTAAACAAACTTCTTTTAAGGTCTTTTTTGTATGTAACATTGTGGCATTGTTTCTATCACTTGGGattgtgattttcttggttAGTATTATACCCTATAAGAGGAAGTCCATGATGAAATTACTGGTGGTGACACATAAAGCAATGTGGGTGGCGTTGTCCTTTATGGCTGCTGCCTATATTGCGGCGGTATGGACAGTGTTGCCGCGAGGGCGGCCTGGGATGGTGTGGGTGTTGGTGGCAGTGGTGGGTATAGGAGGAGGGTGCACATTGGCCATATTTGTGGGTCTAGGGATGTTATTGGCTAAGCATTGGATTAGGAAGTGGGAGTGGAAGAGAAGcaaggaaaagaagagagaaagccCCAATAGTAGCATCAGTCACGTAGAGGAGTTGCGAACGATGAAAAATGGTAACAATGATTATAGTAGTAATTCGGATGTTGATAGCTCTGATCAAGGCTACCACTTGTACTAG